The proteins below are encoded in one region of Fibrobacter sp. UWR2:
- a CDS encoding UDP-N-acetylmuramoyl-L-alanyl-D-glutamate--2,6-diaminopimelate ligase, with protein sequence MISEGLMRNLDVKGLCDDSRRVKAQDLFFSMPAEGYEEFARNAVASGAVAVVSEQVAPEGLASKWIQVADVKAARLEAARIFYKDPFAKLKCHAVTGTNGKTTSAFLMNAMLESAGRKTALLGTIKNKIGDTSVPATLTTPGLLDLFAFAAKAVAAGCTDLVMEASSHSLHQGRVAGIRFKSGLFSNLTQDHLDYHKTMEAYFEAKKLLFTKYLADDGVAVVNIDDAHGEKIFDELKAAGRNVVSVSRLGKEKAGVKPAGEVSNTENGLVFTLPMVAAEPFETPMCGDFNVDNVLLVLAWANALQIPELSMRAALASVRVPGRFEKVWNKGGKHVIVDYAHTPDALERVLATARKLCRGKLSTVFGCGGDRDRTKRPIMGHIAETIADTAWLTSDNPRTEDPIAIIEDVRAGMSTDKFIVVADRAEAIKRACTALNDGDWLVIAGKGHEDYQIVGKTKHHFDDREEAVKAMEEC encoded by the coding sequence ATGATATCCGAAGGTTTGATGCGTAACTTGGATGTGAAGGGTCTTTGCGATGACTCCCGCCGAGTGAAGGCGCAGGATCTGTTCTTCTCGATGCCCGCGGAAGGCTACGAGGAGTTTGCCCGCAATGCGGTTGCCTCGGGCGCCGTTGCGGTCGTGAGCGAGCAGGTTGCTCCCGAAGGGCTCGCCTCCAAGTGGATTCAGGTGGCCGATGTGAAGGCGGCCCGCCTTGAAGCGGCAAGGATTTTCTACAAGGATCCGTTCGCGAAACTCAAGTGCCATGCGGTTACCGGGACCAACGGGAAGACGACTAGCGCCTTCCTCATGAATGCGATGCTTGAATCCGCCGGCAGAAAGACGGCCCTCCTCGGGACCATCAAGAACAAGATTGGTGATACGTCGGTTCCGGCGACGCTCACGACTCCCGGCCTTCTGGACCTGTTCGCCTTTGCCGCAAAGGCCGTCGCGGCAGGATGCACTGACCTCGTGATGGAAGCATCGAGCCATTCCCTGCATCAGGGCCGTGTTGCCGGAATCCGCTTCAAGAGCGGCCTCTTCAGCAACCTCACGCAGGACCATCTCGATTATCACAAGACGATGGAAGCCTATTTCGAAGCGAAGAAGCTCCTGTTCACGAAGTACCTCGCCGATGACGGTGTGGCAGTGGTGAACATCGACGATGCGCATGGTGAAAAGATTTTTGACGAACTGAAGGCTGCTGGCCGCAATGTGGTTTCCGTGTCGAGACTCGGTAAGGAAAAGGCCGGTGTGAAGCCCGCGGGCGAGGTGTCCAACACTGAAAATGGCCTCGTGTTTACGCTCCCGATGGTGGCGGCTGAACCGTTCGAGACGCCCATGTGCGGCGATTTCAATGTGGATAACGTGCTGCTCGTGCTCGCTTGGGCGAACGCCCTCCAGATTCCGGAACTTTCGATGCGTGCTGCCCTCGCTAGCGTGCGCGTGCCTGGCCGTTTCGAGAAGGTCTGGAACAAGGGCGGCAAACACGTGATTGTCGATTACGCACATACGCCCGATGCGCTGGAACGCGTGCTTGCGACTGCCCGCAAGCTCTGCCGCGGCAAGCTTTCTACGGTGTTCGGCTGCGGTGGCGACCGCGACCGTACCAAGCGCCCGATTATGGGGCATATCGCCGAGACGATTGCCGATACGGCATGGCTCACCTCCGATAACCCGCGCACGGAAGACCCGATTGCCATTATCGAAGACGTGCGTGCGGGCATGAGTACGGACAAGTTTATTGTGGTCGCTGACCGTGCAGAGGCTATCAAGCGCGCCTGTACCGCCCTGAATGACGGCGACTGGCTCGTGATTGCGGGCAAGGGTCACGAAGACTACCAGATAGTCGGAAAGACCAAGCATCATTTTGACGACCGCGAAGAGGCGGTGAAGGCAATGGAAGAATGCTAA
- a CDS encoding penicillin-binding protein, which translates to MNGKIRLEPLAFLKWLVMSLVGVLLWQTFSIQVVNRKVYQTKAKNMVTSTRNVYADRGRILDRNGVVLADNCRDTTNKMLDYTRIFLHGQLASQVVGKLDFNGHGNMGLERTFDTKLSGVSGIRVGVDGQTVEKFSEMDGDSVKTVKKVVKREIYSRSREVAKAEPGLNMVLTIDGNMQEIVEKALKDGVNEFEAKSASAVIVEPYTGEILAMASYPTFDPNSKTQGVGRMANNEIVTLSYEPGSTFKVITAAAALENKIVPPTRVFENEGRCWSWNPKSEKICDTHVYGDMDMSEAMVQSSNIVFAKIAAEVGAEKLYNMARGFGFGMPTSDYFPGEERGRLLMPYELTRDDRTLKTMGFGHAISVTPIQMAMAYAAVANGGVLMEPMLVREWRDSRDSVVEKIEPKEVRRVISASTAATIRSMLYRVVNSGTAKKVVSKKIPDVYFGGKTGTAEKFNQETQKYDRDHQVASFIGLAPVEDTRYVCLVLVDDPQGKHVGGLTAGPIFRRIMEGIYYHPEASPVSYNLAQVKKNNPCDMDFMGMTADAAKKLASDKGCKVAFAGEGVRVISQNIDYTGDAGVVLSLGEMLASKMPDLKGLSLRDAMEIMGNIRVNVEYEGKGRVVAQSPKPEELLQKGTTCKLTLKERG; encoded by the coding sequence ATGAACGGTAAGATCCGTCTTGAACCACTCGCCTTCCTCAAGTGGCTCGTAATGAGCCTTGTTGGCGTGCTCTTGTGGCAGACCTTTAGCATTCAGGTGGTGAACCGCAAGGTGTACCAGACCAAGGCGAAGAACATGGTGACGAGCACGAGAAACGTCTATGCCGACCGTGGTCGCATTCTGGATAGGAATGGCGTGGTCCTTGCGGATAACTGCCGCGATACGACCAACAAGATGCTCGACTACACCCGCATATTCCTTCATGGGCAGTTGGCGAGCCAGGTGGTGGGCAAGCTCGACTTTAACGGACACGGAAACATGGGCCTCGAGAGGACTTTCGATACGAAGTTGAGCGGAGTCAGTGGCATTCGTGTGGGCGTTGACGGCCAGACTGTCGAGAAGTTCAGCGAAATGGATGGTGATTCCGTAAAGACGGTCAAGAAGGTCGTGAAGCGTGAAATCTATTCGCGTTCTCGCGAAGTGGCCAAGGCGGAACCGGGCTTGAACATGGTCTTGACGATTGACGGAAATATGCAGGAAATCGTCGAGAAGGCCTTGAAGGATGGCGTGAACGAGTTCGAGGCGAAGAGTGCGAGTGCTGTGATTGTGGAACCCTACACGGGCGAAATCCTTGCCATGGCGAGCTACCCGACTTTTGACCCGAACTCCAAGACCCAGGGTGTGGGCCGCATGGCGAATAACGAGATTGTTACACTTTCCTATGAACCGGGTTCTACCTTCAAGGTGATTACCGCGGCGGCTGCTCTCGAGAACAAGATTGTGCCGCCTACGCGCGTTTTCGAGAACGAAGGCCGCTGCTGGAGCTGGAACCCGAAATCCGAGAAGATATGCGATACGCACGTCTATGGTGACATGGATATGTCCGAGGCGATGGTGCAGTCCTCGAATATAGTGTTTGCAAAGATTGCGGCAGAAGTCGGTGCCGAAAAACTCTACAACATGGCGCGCGGCTTTGGATTCGGCATGCCTACGTCGGACTACTTCCCCGGCGAGGAGAGAGGCCGCCTGCTTATGCCTTACGAGCTTACGCGCGATGACCGTACGCTCAAGACGATGGGCTTTGGCCATGCTATTTCTGTGACGCCTATCCAGATGGCAATGGCGTATGCTGCAGTCGCGAACGGTGGCGTGCTGATGGAACCGATGCTTGTGCGTGAATGGCGCGATTCAAGGGACAGCGTCGTCGAGAAGATTGAACCCAAGGAAGTGCGCCGCGTAATTTCGGCAAGCACGGCTGCGACAATCCGTTCGATGCTCTACCGTGTGGTGAATAGCGGTACGGCAAAGAAGGTTGTCTCGAAGAAGATTCCCGATGTGTATTTTGGTGGCAAGACCGGTACCGCAGAAAAGTTCAACCAGGAAACGCAGAAGTACGATCGCGACCATCAGGTGGCTTCGTTTATCGGGCTTGCGCCTGTCGAGGATACGCGCTATGTGTGCCTCGTGTTGGTGGATGACCCGCAGGGCAAGCATGTGGGCGGTCTTACCGCGGGTCCGATTTTCCGCCGCATAATGGAAGGTATTTACTACCATCCGGAAGCGTCTCCGGTTTCATACAACCTGGCGCAGGTAAAGAAGAACAATCCCTGCGATATGGACTTTATGGGCATGACCGCCGATGCAGCAAAGAAACTTGCCTCGGATAAGGGGTGCAAGGTTGCGTTTGCTGGCGAGGGCGTCCGCGTGATTTCGCAGAATATAGACTATACGGGCGATGCGGGTGTCGTACTTTCGCTGGGCGAGATGCTTGCATCCAAGATGCCCGACTTGAAAGGACTTTCCTTGCGCGATGCGATGGAAATTATGGGCAATATCCGCGTGAATGTGGAATATGAGGGTAAGGGACGCGTTGTGGCGCAGTCGCCCAAGCCCGAAGAATTGCTCCAGAAGGGAACGACGTGCAAGCTTACGCTTAAGGAGAGAGGCTAA
- the rsmH gene encoding 16S rRNA (cytosine(1402)-N(4))-methyltransferase RsmH, whose protein sequence is MSIVDERAFYHAPVMLQECLDALNIKADGTYSDCTLGGGGHSYAIANKLNSSGTLHAFDRDEEAVAYATKRLAGVAPKFIVHPVRFGELKNEIPANTLDGILYDLGISSHQVDDSERGFTFVGNNPLDLRMDRREGVSAQDWLCNVDADTLAAALRKNADMDRAFKLATRLVEMASEIKRENREILPSDMKSAVESVFPDKRREVNGLLARVFQAIRMEVNGELKEIEDSLRAAVDCLKVGGRLVVMSYHSVEDRCVKETAAEFERACICPENLPVCMCGGNHQRLRKVNRKPILPTNEEIANNSRARSAKLRVYERV, encoded by the coding sequence ATGTCAATCGTTGATGAACGTGCCTTCTACCATGCTCCCGTAATGCTCCAGGAATGCCTGGATGCTTTGAACATCAAGGCTGACGGCACCTATTCGGATTGCACTCTCGGTGGTGGCGGACATTCCTACGCAATTGCAAACAAACTAAATTCCTCGGGGACGCTCCATGCCTTCGACCGTGACGAAGAGGCCGTGGCTTATGCGACAAAGCGCCTTGCAGGAGTAGCCCCGAAGTTCATTGTGCATCCGGTGCGCTTTGGCGAACTGAAAAACGAAATCCCCGCTAATACGCTGGATGGTATTCTGTATGATCTTGGAATCAGCAGCCACCAGGTTGATGATTCTGAACGCGGGTTTACCTTCGTTGGCAATAACCCGCTCGACCTGCGCATGGATCGCCGGGAAGGGGTCTCTGCGCAGGATTGGCTTTGCAATGTCGATGCGGATACGCTTGCTGCGGCTCTCCGCAAGAATGCCGATATGGATAGGGCATTCAAACTGGCAACTCGTCTAGTCGAGATGGCTTCGGAAATCAAGAGGGAAAATCGCGAAATCCTCCCGTCGGACATGAAGTCTGCCGTGGAATCCGTGTTCCCGGACAAGCGTCGTGAAGTGAATGGCCTGCTGGCTCGCGTGTTCCAGGCGATTCGCATGGAAGTGAACGGCGAACTCAAGGAAATCGAAGATAGTCTCCGTGCGGCTGTGGACTGCCTCAAGGTGGGCGGCCGCCTGGTGGTGATGAGCTACCATTCCGTGGAAGACCGTTGCGTCAAGGAGACTGCGGCTGAATTCGAACGCGCTTGCATCTGTCCGGAAAATTTGCCGGTATGCATGTGCGGTGGGAATCATCAGCGCCTAAGGAAGGTGAATCGCAAGCCGATTCTACCGACAAACGAAGAAATTGCGAACAACAGCAGGGCTCGCTCTGCAAAGTTAAGGGTTTACGAACGGGTATGA
- a CDS encoding division/cell wall cluster transcriptional repressor MraZ — MNFTSFIGQAQTAIDGKGRTSFPREFRRQLVGADGNEFVVTRGPNQTLRFFTVPEYEKFMADLDCRSDRRQADLVRRNLWPTVVELDGQNRILLPKILLEYAGLKGEVLYVPARGKTLELWNPERFNAKYGLQTSEDIAAFDAAFYGESLTEGGDVNR; from the coding sequence ATGAACTTTACGTCTTTCATAGGTCAGGCCCAAACGGCTATCGATGGAAAGGGAAGGACTTCCTTCCCTAGGGAATTCCGTCGTCAGCTCGTTGGAGCCGATGGGAATGAGTTCGTGGTCACGCGTGGCCCGAATCAGACCCTGAGGTTCTTTACTGTACCTGAATACGAAAAGTTCATGGCGGACCTGGACTGCCGGTCCGACCGCCGTCAAGCTGACCTAGTTCGGAGAAACCTCTGGCCCACCGTGGTGGAGCTCGATGGTCAAAACCGCATTTTACTTCCTAAGATCTTGTTGGAGTATGCTGGTCTAAAGGGCGAAGTCCTTTACGTGCCGGCACGCGGTAAAACTCTCGAACTGTGGAATCCTGAACGCTTCAATGCCAAGTATGGTTTGCAGACAAGTGAAGATATTGCTGCATTCGATGCCGCGTTCTATGGAGAGAGCTTGACGGAGGGTGGCGATGTCAATCGTTGA
- a CDS encoding T9SS type A sorting domain-containing protein: MGTLFRKTTFALAAVLLSAQSAMANVLEAFTDADSIVAGTRFPVYVSARGEGDSFDLEGAAGQSYNLFATNNVAIYQSKDSNQPTLKNYLGKIGPSGVDTLWLEYPLEYIQTLTDHFQIGVGLTNHFLTVFQPLITFAKATTTDKDGIPLTWEPVNHDPDTHEDGSPYFQQTNTEVALTLIAISPITMGICKECDFDIVLDFSTSAGVTAEDAKLVDGITTILLRSEKDFETETASISVCVMRNSNIQATYGNMHFLNKPSALPQAELSNALSLPAAYTVMDLQGRIIRKGVTHSADIDMSSFAAGSYIVKIGTNYRKINVR, translated from the coding sequence ATGGGAACCCTTTTCAGAAAAACAACGTTCGCCCTCGCGGCAGTCCTCTTATCGGCCCAAAGCGCCATGGCCAACGTCCTCGAAGCGTTCACTGATGCAGACTCAATCGTCGCCGGAACCCGTTTCCCTGTTTACGTTTCTGCCAGAGGCGAAGGAGATTCGTTTGACCTAGAAGGAGCCGCCGGCCAATCGTACAACCTCTTTGCCACCAATAATGTTGCCATATACCAGTCGAAGGATTCGAACCAGCCGACCCTGAAGAACTATCTTGGGAAAATCGGCCCTTCCGGTGTAGATACGCTATGGCTCGAATACCCGCTAGAATATATACAAACGCTTACGGACCACTTCCAAATCGGCGTCGGCTTAACAAATCACTTTCTTACAGTATTCCAGCCCCTAATCACATTCGCCAAAGCAACAACTACAGACAAAGACGGAATCCCGCTCACCTGGGAGCCCGTCAACCATGATCCCGACACCCACGAAGATGGATCACCCTACTTTCAGCAGACAAACACCGAAGTTGCATTAACCCTTATCGCGATTAGCCCGATAACCATGGGCATCTGCAAGGAATGCGATTTCGACATCGTACTCGACTTCAGCACGAGTGCAGGCGTAACCGCCGAAGACGCGAAACTCGTCGACGGAATAACGACAATACTTCTCCGTTCCGAAAAAGATTTCGAAACCGAGACAGCGTCTATATCCGTCTGCGTGATGCGCAATTCCAACATACAGGCAACCTACGGCAACATGCATTTCTTGAACAAGCCGTCGGCTTTACCGCAAGCGGAGCTTTCCAACGCGCTGTCATTGCCCGCCGCCTATACGGTCATGGACCTGCAAGGTCGAATCATCCGCAAGGGTGTCACGCATTCCGCAGACATCGACATGTCGTCGTTTGCAGCCGGTTCGTACATCGTAAAGATCGGAACCAATTACCGCAAGATAAACGTCCGCTAA
- a CDS encoding fibrobacter succinogenes major paralogous domain-containing protein: protein MKTALAGIAAIVTGILPALVGCAEKITDERDGQKYSVIKIADKLWFAENLNFETGNSSCPEGDNRNCSKYGRLYTRDDALRACPSGWRLPNNQEVEELVKAAGGMSKAGDALKSSSGWFKKGNGSDALGFAALPAGYWSQGKFDGIGGYAYFWSSTDSEDGLAYYLFLDFSSKGASLNAFDKGTARSVRCVK from the coding sequence ATGAAAACCGCTCTTGCCGGAATTGCAGCTATCGTCACGGGCATCCTGCCCGCACTTGTGGGCTGCGCAGAAAAGATTACGGACGAACGCGACGGGCAAAAATACTCCGTCATAAAGATTGCGGATAAACTATGGTTTGCCGAGAACCTGAATTTCGAAACCGGCAATAGCAGTTGCCCCGAAGGCGACAACCGCAACTGCAGCAAGTACGGCAGGCTTTACACCCGCGACGATGCCCTCCGCGCATGCCCCAGCGGATGGAGGCTGCCGAACAATCAGGAAGTCGAAGAACTAGTCAAGGCCGCAGGCGGAATGTCCAAGGCGGGCGACGCACTAAAATCGAGTTCAGGCTGGTTCAAGAAGGGCAACGGATCCGACGCGCTCGGGTTCGCCGCACTGCCCGCAGGCTACTGGAGCCAGGGAAAATTCGACGGCATAGGCGGCTACGCCTATTTCTGGAGCAGCACCGATAGCGAAGACGGACTCGCCTACTACCTGTTCCTTGATTTCAGCAGCAAGGGAGCCTCGCTGAACGCCTTCGACAAGGGAACCGCCCGCTCTGTCCGCTGCGTAAAATAA